One part of the Cellvibrionales bacterium genome encodes these proteins:
- a CDS encoding ATP-binding protein, giving the protein MVSRRGRRSWLQESPVLQHRTHEPDLVRLWLLRMLFQFGCLGQFVQKDDFDNSSVAYFLGLKEFVEEGSFDRKKILEKLKNNHAELEHRFANGDLQYSEVLAGNMALLQEVAGLNADECSLLVFSVLMETDRSLSHACSSWLDDVSAHICFGMLSQILNIEHDLVIAALSKRGKLIRCGLLSMDSSANCSVRRRIDVLDGFSNRLLSPVSTAEDFLSNIVKKGKIPTLDVDDYRHIQKDMDLLVRYLPAAMANTKCGVNVLIYGSPGTGKSELVRLLAKILQFNLLEVSSEDEDCRSMIGGSRLRAFKAAQQFFSSKKVIILFDEIQHFFDDGESIFGKSTAQLRKAEINTLLEENPLPAFWLSNDASCMDAAFIRRFDVVLELDVPPMSRRQEILSQVVADLPVPDAHIKRIAKHEYLSPAVMQRAASVVRAVCSNMDEGEVPQLLESMFNQTLQAQGYASIKKQAANALPDFYDPALVNAGVDLKALAEGIRSNPSARICLYGPPGTGKSAFAQWLAEQLQRPFHSKKLSDILSMWVGGTEANLRKAFTEAEQDNAVLLLDEVDSFLQDRRHAQRSWEMTQVNEMLTQMEAFNGLFIASTNLMSNLDQAALRRFDMKIHLDYLRPAQAWQLFDKQCAAMGFAQPSLDLQESLYALHLLTPGDFAAVHRRHRFHPVADANALLEGLREECAVKEGSQTRRIGFV; this is encoded by the coding sequence ATGGTCAGTCGCCGCGGTAGAAGGTCTTGGTTGCAGGAGTCGCCAGTGTTGCAGCATCGCACACACGAGCCCGATTTAGTGCGCTTGTGGTTGTTGCGCATGTTGTTTCAGTTTGGATGCTTGGGGCAGTTTGTTCAGAAAGATGATTTTGACAACAGTTCCGTGGCATATTTTTTAGGCTTGAAGGAGTTTGTTGAAGAAGGAAGTTTTGATCGCAAAAAAATACTGGAAAAATTAAAGAATAACCATGCTGAACTGGAGCATCGCTTTGCCAATGGTGATCTGCAATACAGCGAGGTATTAGCAGGCAATATGGCATTGCTGCAGGAAGTGGCAGGCTTGAATGCCGATGAATGCAGCTTGCTGGTGTTTTCTGTGTTGATGGAGACAGATCGCTCGCTATCGCATGCTTGTTCAAGCTGGCTAGATGATGTTAGTGCGCATATTTGTTTTGGCATGTTGTCGCAGATACTGAATATTGAGCACGATTTGGTAATAGCTGCTTTATCCAAGCGTGGAAAGTTAATTCGTTGTGGGTTGCTGTCAATGGATAGCAGTGCTAATTGCAGTGTGCGTCGCCGTATTGATGTATTAGACGGGTTTTCTAACCGTCTACTATCGCCTGTTTCTACGGCAGAGGATTTCTTATCTAATATTGTTAAGAAGGGTAAGATTCCTACGTTGGATGTGGATGATTATCGCCATATACAGAAAGATATGGATTTATTGGTGCGTTATCTACCAGCAGCTATGGCGAATACAAAGTGTGGCGTTAATGTACTTATCTATGGCTCACCTGGAACAGGAAAGAGCGAGTTGGTGCGTTTATTGGCAAAAATACTACAGTTCAATTTATTGGAAGTCTCTTCAGAAGATGAAGATTGTCGATCTATGATTGGTGGGTCACGCTTGCGTGCTTTCAAAGCGGCACAACAGTTTTTCTCATCAAAGAAGGTAATTATTCTTTTTGATGAAATACAGCATTTTTTTGATGATGGAGAAAGTATTTTTGGGAAAAGTACCGCGCAATTGCGCAAGGCAGAAATCAATACACTGCTGGAAGAGAACCCATTACCAGCATTCTGGCTGAGTAATGATGCCAGTTGCATGGATGCGGCGTTTATCAGGCGCTTTGATGTTGTGTTGGAACTGGATGTTCCACCTATGTCTAGAAGGCAAGAGATTTTGAGTCAAGTGGTAGCTGATTTGCCAGTACCTGATGCGCACATTAAACGCATTGCCAAGCACGAATATTTGTCACCGGCGGTGATGCAGCGAGCTGCTTCTGTCGTGCGTGCGGTGTGCAGCAATATGGATGAGGGCGAGGTGCCGCAGTTGTTGGAATCCATGTTTAATCAAACCTTGCAGGCACAAGGTTATGCGTCTATCAAGAAGCAAGCGGCTAATGCTCTGCCAGATTTCTATGACCCAGCTCTAGTTAATGCGGGTGTAGATCTTAAGGCGCTGGCAGAGGGTATACGCAGCAATCCTTCCGCAAGAATTTGTCTGTACGGCCCACCAGGCACAGGAAAAAGTGCGTTCGCACAATGGCTGGCAGAACAGTTGCAGCGACCATTTCACAGTAAAAAACTGTCAGATATTTTGAGTATGTGGGTGGGCGGCACGGAAGCAAACTTGCGCAAGGCGTTTACGGAAGCAGAGCAAGACAATGCCGTGTTGTTGTTGGATGAGGTAGATAGTTTTTTGCAAGATCGCCGCCATGCGCAGCGCAGTTGGGAGATGACGCAAGTGAATGAAATGCTCACACAGATGGAAGCATTTAACGGTTTGTTTATTGCGTCAACCAATTTGATGAGTAACTTGGATCAAGCTGCCTTGCGTCGTTTTGATATGAAAATTCATCTGGATTATTTGCGCCCTGCACAGGCGTGGCAGTTGTTTGATAAACAGTGTGCAGCCATGGGGTTTGCGCAGCCATCGCTGGATTTACAAGAAAGCCTGTATGCCTTGCATTTGCTCACGCCGGGTGACTTTGCCGCTGTGCATCGTCGGCACCGCTTTCATCCTGTTGCTGATGCCAATGCTTTGCTGGAGGGTTTGCGTGAGGAGTGCGCGGTGAAAGAGGGCAGCCAAACGCGCAGAATTGGGTTTGTGTGA
- a CDS encoding type III restriction endonuclease subunit R, protein MSQRFGGWNRVADHLLSLVDSRAIELNDGQASSLRELAKRLPNNGVIIADEVGMGKTRIAAAVARAVIAVGGRVAILVPPGLGYQWSDELQTAGVNAPPILRSLWQYLQAWETKDKNAPWFMESALVVSHAFTNWRLGENTVPWRWALLPEIYARWRKQANGRWPRDYCSNKMLDDVWVRQAAESIVNVICASPDNHPTRKLIEELAETTPWPGALTAGEYGHNAQLRPWLERAVGLGLGVFDLVIVDEAHKSRGQDSGLNRLLTEVVLKSVDTRCLAMTATPVELDATQWTQMLGRIRVDNVPKAAATTAISNYAQAVARVRQCPSDKEVRKEFKESATAFKLALNDYLLRRDKRKDPAVIKFQNSSGESYHAYRHEQEILVDTAQLSSEWKRAVCAAEALSFVARQSDCTVAKRLRLTLGNGHGIAALIDQLHPDDKDDHEQTDADGVLGITAQCDEEADLTTRKRRLRAEWWQNVMAQPFMKNDGSELFDHPAILAAVEEIEATCRQGEKVLVFGRFTRPLRALVQLLNAREMLRCVDKNLPWPQSKVHENDNWNAILAAHRQLERQENLDRQVLDDALAKQYHKIENQRRDIREKLISHIEEGFSCKRPDKRVRALFDVFKKAANEDSEQVQGNDDHVLAIVARAMQELVQANTENATSSDFAQAFIDLVAAASDRDEGDADGDGQLDEVEASGLWAELKIRLHEEYNRPEGGYARLMFGETKPATRRFLQLAFNRKQGHPKVLVAQSLVGREGLNLHKACRTVLLLHPEWNPGVVEQQIGRVDRIGSLWEEKLNQVIADKQVNGDLPRIEIRPVVFRGTYDEKNWQVLHDRWDDLRAQLHGIVISPRVAEKYSDAEEMIAEINGAAPNFSPQK, encoded by the coding sequence ATGAGTCAAAGGTTTGGAGGCTGGAACAGAGTCGCAGATCATCTTCTTTCGCTTGTAGATAGTCGTGCAATTGAACTTAACGATGGGCAGGCATCGAGCCTCCGGGAGCTTGCCAAGCGACTACCGAATAACGGCGTGATAATCGCGGACGAAGTGGGCATGGGTAAGACGCGGATAGCTGCGGCGGTCGCCCGGGCTGTGATTGCCGTGGGTGGTCGGGTTGCGATACTGGTGCCACCTGGGTTGGGCTATCAGTGGAGCGATGAATTGCAAACCGCCGGGGTCAATGCGCCGCCGATCTTACGCAGTCTCTGGCAGTATTTGCAGGCATGGGAAACCAAGGATAAGAATGCTCCGTGGTTTATGGAGTCGGCCCTAGTTGTGTCTCATGCTTTCACGAACTGGCGGCTTGGAGAGAACACCGTCCCTTGGCGCTGGGCTCTGCTCCCAGAAATATATGCTAGATGGCGAAAGCAAGCGAACGGGCGTTGGCCACGCGATTATTGCAGTAACAAGATGCTCGACGACGTGTGGGTTCGACAAGCTGCGGAGAGCATCGTCAATGTAATATGCGCCAGCCCAGACAATCACCCTACACGAAAACTCATTGAGGAATTAGCTGAAACGACACCTTGGCCTGGCGCTCTGACTGCTGGCGAATATGGGCATAACGCACAATTGCGTCCTTGGCTGGAACGTGCGGTCGGACTTGGGCTGGGTGTTTTTGATCTGGTCATTGTTGATGAGGCACACAAAAGCAGGGGGCAAGACAGTGGGCTAAATCGATTGTTAACTGAGGTCGTACTGAAATCTGTCGATACCCGCTGCCTAGCAATGACCGCAACGCCAGTTGAGCTCGATGCGACACAATGGACGCAAATGCTGGGACGCATCAGAGTTGATAATGTACCGAAAGCAGCAGCAACTACAGCCATTTCGAATTATGCGCAAGCTGTAGCTAGGGTAAGGCAATGCCCGAGTGACAAGGAGGTGCGCAAGGAATTCAAAGAATCGGCCACTGCATTCAAGCTGGCACTAAATGACTATCTGCTGCGACGTGATAAACGGAAAGATCCTGCGGTCATCAAGTTTCAGAATTCATCTGGCGAGAGCTATCACGCCTACCGGCACGAACAGGAAATCCTGGTCGATACAGCCCAACTATCTTCCGAATGGAAACGAGCTGTATGCGCAGCTGAGGCGTTGTCGTTTGTTGCACGTCAATCCGACTGTACGGTTGCCAAGCGGCTGCGCCTAACCTTAGGCAATGGTCATGGCATTGCCGCGCTGATTGATCAGCTGCATCCCGATGACAAAGATGACCATGAACAAACTGACGCTGATGGAGTTCTTGGGATCACTGCACAGTGTGACGAAGAAGCAGATCTGACGACTCGCAAGCGTCGGCTACGCGCTGAGTGGTGGCAGAACGTTATGGCCCAGCCGTTCATGAAGAACGATGGCTCGGAGTTATTTGACCACCCGGCAATTCTGGCCGCTGTTGAAGAAATTGAGGCTACTTGTCGGCAAGGGGAAAAAGTTCTGGTGTTCGGTCGGTTCACGCGCCCATTACGAGCATTGGTGCAGCTGCTCAATGCTCGGGAGATGCTACGGTGCGTGGATAAAAATCTGCCTTGGCCACAATCGAAAGTGCATGAGAACGATAACTGGAATGCCATCCTTGCTGCTCATCGGCAGTTGGAAAGGCAAGAAAATTTGGATCGCCAAGTTTTGGATGATGCTCTCGCGAAGCAATACCACAAAATCGAGAATCAGCGCCGCGATATTCGGGAAAAACTAATTAGTCACATCGAGGAAGGTTTCAGCTGCAAGCGACCAGACAAACGTGTGCGAGCGCTGTTTGATGTCTTTAAGAAAGCAGCTAATGAGGATTCGGAACAGGTTCAAGGCAACGACGATCATGTCTTGGCAATAGTTGCTCGAGCAATGCAAGAATTGGTACAGGCTAATACCGAGAATGCCACGTCGTCCGATTTCGCGCAGGCCTTTATTGATTTAGTGGCGGCGGCAAGTGATCGTGACGAAGGCGATGCAGATGGTGATGGGCAGTTGGATGAAGTGGAAGCATCTGGTCTCTGGGCTGAACTCAAAATCAGGCTACACGAGGAATACAACCGCCCTGAAGGTGGATATGCACGGCTAATGTTTGGGGAAACAAAACCAGCGACTCGGCGCTTCTTGCAATTGGCCTTTAATCGAAAGCAAGGTCACCCAAAGGTATTGGTAGCGCAATCGTTAGTGGGTCGTGAAGGGCTTAATCTTCACAAGGCATGTCGCACAGTTTTGCTACTGCACCCAGAGTGGAATCCTGGCGTGGTTGAGCAGCAGATTGGTCGAGTCGATAGGATCGGCAGTTTGTGGGAAGAAAAACTGAATCAGGTGATCGCTGACAAGCAAGTGAATGGCGACCTTCCTAGAATCGAAATTCGACCAGTTGTTTTCCGGGGAACGTATGATGAGAAAAACTGGCAGGTACTACATGATCGATGGGATGACCTACGCGCACAACTTCACGGCATAGTCATCTCTCCGCGCGTTGCCGAAAAATATTCGGATGCCGAAGAAATGATCGCAGAGATAAATGGTGCGGCCCCAAATTTTTCTCCTCAAAAATAA
- a CDS encoding WYL domain-containing protein, translated as MRATQKFEIEVTQEIADYLDENRISHTQKITALDDGNRMINFSAEDTLELRQWLLGFGAEVVVHKPASVKKWIQKMAQGLVDVYA; from the coding sequence ATCCGGGCAACCCAAAAATTCGAAATCGAAGTAACCCAAGAGATTGCCGATTATCTCGACGAAAACCGCATCAGTCATACACAAAAAATTACAGCACTGGATGACGGCAACAGAATGATTAACTTCAGCGCCGAAGACACACTGGAGCTGCGCCAGTGGCTGCTAGGCTTCGGCGCAGAAGTTGTTGTGCATAAACCTGCTTCCGTTAAGAAATGGATACAGAAAATGGCGCAGGGGTTGGTGGATGTGTACGCATAA
- a CDS encoding WYL domain-containing protein produces the protein MAIDKEAQARDTAMRYIAMLSHIPLAPRHISAAELQHKLDDEGYAVDVRTIQRDLSRLSTHFRLDSTQGRGRELRWYFDKGTANQWPAMNTDTALTLLMAEQNLRPLIPKQASDSLAALVNQARETLKTQDKSGRKKTWADSVRLVPRGFALQPAEIAPEVMSNIFDALGCNRQLCITNRSGKESTVNPLGLVMRGTMLYLVSTYYSYSDIRITALHRLRSATVAMTDRIVPKTLIWMTH, from the coding sequence ATGGCCATTGATAAAGAAGCACAAGCCCGCGACACCGCCATGCGTTACATCGCCATGTTGTCGCACATTCCGCTAGCACCAAGACATATCAGTGCCGCCGAACTGCAACACAAATTGGATGACGAAGGTTACGCCGTTGATGTGCGCACCATTCAGCGCGATTTAAGCCGCTTGAGCACACATTTTCGCTTAGACAGCACGCAAGGGCGCGGCCGCGAATTGCGCTGGTATTTTGATAAAGGCACCGCTAATCAATGGCCGGCAATGAATACCGACACTGCGCTTACTTTATTGATGGCCGAACAAAACTTGCGTCCGCTGATTCCCAAACAAGCATCCGACAGCCTTGCTGCACTCGTCAACCAAGCGCGCGAAACACTCAAAACGCAAGACAAAAGTGGACGCAAAAAAACCTGGGCAGATTCTGTACGCTTAGTACCGCGCGGCTTTGCTCTGCAACCGGCAGAGATTGCCCCCGAAGTGATGAGCAATATTTTTGATGCACTCGGCTGTAATCGCCAACTGTGCATCACCAATCGCAGCGGCAAAGAATCCACTGTTAACCCGCTCGGCTTGGTGATGCGCGGCACCATGCTGTATCTGGTTTCTACTTATTACAGCTACAGTGATATTCGCATCACCGCCCTGCACCGTTTGCGCAGCGCTACCGTGGCCATGACAGATCGCATCGTCCCGAAAACTTTAATTTGGATGACGCATTAA
- a CDS encoding CoA transferase has protein sequence MGPLNGLRVIELAGIGPTPFGAMMLADMGAEVITIERAAGIPGLRPQDATLRNRRSIVVNLKKPEGVELVLKLCESADALIEGYRPGVAERLGLGPEAVQARNPKLVYARMTGWGQTGPLAQTVGHDINYIAITGALEKMGRDAGRPVPPLNLVGDFGGGGLFMAYGVVCALLEAQKSGKGQVVDAAIVDGAATLMAYLYAYEKNPFFMPYKNRGSHLFGGSNHFYNTFECADGKFVSVGALEAHFYLDFIERLGVDKAEFEQQWLGSPEQDISKVPALEAKVIAVFKTKTRDEWVKVFEGSNACFAPVLDIQEAAQYPHNVERKAFIEVDGLLQHAPAPRFSRSEPATPIAPRVAGEDTNAVLSDFGYNAEAVAALREAGVVAG, from the coding sequence ATGGGGCCATTAAACGGTTTGCGCGTAATTGAATTGGCTGGCATTGGCCCAACGCCGTTTGGCGCGATGATGCTCGCGGACATGGGGGCGGAGGTCATCACCATTGAACGCGCGGCAGGCATCCCTGGCTTGCGCCCGCAAGATGCCACGCTGCGCAATCGTCGCTCCATCGTGGTGAATTTGAAGAAGCCGGAAGGTGTCGAGCTGGTGCTGAAATTGTGTGAGAGCGCCGATGCGTTGATCGAAGGTTATCGCCCTGGCGTAGCCGAACGCTTGGGACTGGGGCCGGAAGCCGTGCAGGCGCGCAATCCTAAATTGGTGTACGCGCGCATGACGGGTTGGGGGCAAACGGGGCCGCTGGCGCAAACCGTGGGGCATGACATCAATTACATCGCTATCACCGGCGCGCTGGAAAAAATGGGGCGCGACGCCGGCCGGCCGGTGCCACCGTTGAATTTGGTGGGTGATTTTGGCGGCGGTGGTTTGTTCATGGCGTACGGTGTGGTGTGCGCGCTGCTGGAAGCGCAAAAATCTGGCAAAGGGCAGGTGGTGGACGCGGCGATTGTGGATGGCGCGGCAACATTAATGGCGTATTTGTACGCCTACGAAAAAAATCCGTTTTTCATGCCGTACAAAAATCGCGGTTCGCATTTGTTTGGCGGCAGCAATCATTTTTACAACACTTTTGAATGTGCCGATGGCAAGTTTGTGTCTGTCGGCGCGTTGGAAGCGCATTTTTATCTCGACTTTATTGAGCGCCTCGGCGTAGACAAAGCCGAGTTTGAACAGCAGTGGTTGGGTTCGCCTGAGCAAGACATCAGCAAAGTTCCCGCGCTGGAAGCGAAAGTTATTGCAGTGTTCAAAACCAAAACGCGCGACGAATGGGTGAAAGTTTTTGAAGGCAGCAACGCCTGTTTTGCGCCGGTGTTGGATATTCAGGAAGCGGCGCAGTATCCGCACAACGTCGAACGCAAAGCCTTTATTGAAGTGGATGGCCTGCTGCAACACGCGCCTGCGCCGCGCTTCTCGCGCAGTGAGCCAGCAACGCCTATTGCGCCGCGCGTAGCGGGTGAAGATACCAATGCCGTGCTGAGTGATTTTGGCTACAACGCAGAAGCGGTGGCGGCACTGCGCGAGGCGGGGGTGGTGGCGGGCTAA
- the recA gene encoding recombinase RecA: protein MDANKEKALAAALGQIERQFGKGTVMRMGEKAHEDIPAISTGSLGLDIALGIGGLPRGRIVEIYGPESSGKTTLTLQVIAECQKAGGTAAFIDAEHALDPIYAGKLGVNVEDLIVSQPDTGEQGLEVADMLVRSNAVDVLVIDSVAALVPKAEIEGEMGDTHVGLQARLMSQALRKLTGNIKNANCLVIFINQIRMKIGVMFGSPETTTGGNALKFYSSVRLDIRRIGSVKEGDEVVGSETRVKVVKNKVAPPFKQVEFQIMYGQGINRMGEIIDISVNDGYVEKSGAWYSYQGDKIGQGKANAIKYLQDNPQVASELEAKIRGAYLQGPVESRKQTAVVVAAEEVDL, encoded by the coding sequence ATGGATGCAAACAAGGAAAAGGCGCTGGCCGCCGCACTGGGGCAGATCGAGCGCCAATTTGGTAAAGGCACGGTTATGCGCATGGGTGAAAAGGCGCATGAGGATATTCCCGCTATCTCCACCGGCTCGTTAGGTTTGGATATTGCCTTGGGTATCGGTGGCTTGCCGCGCGGTCGCATTGTTGAGATCTACGGCCCTGAGTCTTCTGGTAAAACCACGCTGACCCTGCAAGTGATTGCGGAGTGCCAAAAAGCGGGCGGTACAGCCGCTTTTATCGACGCCGAACACGCACTCGACCCTATTTATGCGGGCAAATTGGGCGTCAATGTTGAAGATTTGATTGTCTCCCAGCCAGATACTGGCGAGCAGGGTTTGGAAGTGGCCGATATGTTGGTGCGTTCTAACGCGGTGGATGTGCTGGTAATCGACTCGGTGGCCGCCTTGGTACCAAAAGCAGAGATTGAAGGTGAGATGGGTGATACCCATGTCGGTCTGCAGGCGCGCTTGATGTCACAAGCGCTGCGCAAGCTGACCGGCAACATCAAAAACGCCAATTGCCTCGTTATCTTCATCAACCAAATTCGCATGAAGATCGGCGTGATGTTCGGCAGCCCAGAAACTACCACCGGCGGCAACGCCCTGAAGTTCTACTCCTCAGTGCGCTTGGATATCCGTCGTATCGGCTCAGTAAAAGAGGGCGACGAAGTAGTGGGCAGCGAGACGCGCGTGAAAGTGGTGAAAAACAAGGTGGCGCCGCCGTTCAAACAGGTCGAGTTCCAGATCATGTACGGCCAAGGTATCAACCGTATGGGCGAAATTATCGACATCAGTGTCAACGATGGCTATGTCGAGAAGTCCGGCGCGTGGTACAGCTATCAAGGCGACAAAATTGGTCAAGGAAAAGCCAATGCAATCAAATACTTGCAGGATAATCCTCAAGTAGCTAGCGAGCTGGAAGCGAAGATACGCGGCGCATATTTGCAGGGACCGGTGGAGAGTCGCAAGCAGACGGCTGTTGTAGTCGCCGCTGAAGAAGTAGACCTCTAA
- a CDS encoding regulatory protein RecX, producing MDLTTQIRGAAFVFLGQREHSRRELLSKLADKFNLPVDAIELQQCLARLAEDGYQSDERFAEVFVRSRKARGYGPIFIEQELRRRGLETTLVVESVRRSDTGWLSLASEAKRKKFGVGLITAFQEKAKVARFLQYRGFLPLQIDGALRG from the coding sequence ATGGATTTGACTACCCAAATCCGTGGGGCGGCGTTTGTCTTTTTGGGGCAGCGCGAGCACTCACGCCGTGAATTGCTGAGCAAGTTGGCTGACAAGTTCAACCTACCGGTGGATGCCATTGAATTACAGCAGTGCTTGGCGCGCTTGGCGGAAGATGGTTACCAGAGCGACGAGCGTTTTGCTGAGGTGTTCGTGCGCAGCAGAAAAGCGCGTGGCTACGGCCCCATCTTTATTGAACAGGAGTTGCGCCGCCGTGGTTTGGAAACCACGCTGGTGGTGGAATCCGTGCGGCGCAGTGATACAGGCTGGTTGTCTTTGGCGAGTGAAGCTAAGCGCAAGAAGTTTGGTGTCGGCTTGATAACAGCCTTCCAAGAAAAGGCAAAGGTTGCACGCTTCCTACAATATCGTGGCTTTTTGCCTCTGCAAATTGACGGAGCGCTGCGCGGCTGA
- a CDS encoding HAMP domain-containing protein: MKFKDFSLIRKILALQVIFSVVAMTAVGSITVEVGMRHIQQTVEAKVAALRDIKKQEINEWQEANRFNSGMLAGLIEGWTAQEDKGRALSPILKDFYEEMAWHQQWQKVGLGENGETYLVNIKGDNASPLRLQTEPAHNSRFMDVTEEGAGHYINYRGKKVIGAWTPVVIDGNTWLLVSEIDSHEALSAALLNLRLSVSAVGISFGLLVCWLTFIIMRNAITRPINNMLEALKDLQDGDGDLTHRLKKTSNDELGSIVDMFNAFLEKLHSVISQLVATTNALSVASASIHDSAVRVSVSAEEQAASAEETSAALEEMSVTISQNADNARATEQIATAAADSVRQGSVVMKDAVSEMQKITQRIGVINEIAQRTNLLALNAEIEAARAGEHGRGFAVVAGEVRKLAEQSRTAASEIAALVANSSGVSNEVITLLDQIVSQVVQTADLVQEISHASDEQQGGVEQIHRAVTQIESSTQLSAHSSTELSDSASTIHEQVKDLEAAIRFFKI; this comes from the coding sequence GTGAAGTTCAAAGACTTTTCCCTGATCCGCAAAATTTTGGCTCTGCAAGTTATTTTCAGCGTTGTCGCCATGACTGCCGTGGGCAGTATCACCGTTGAAGTGGGGATGCGACACATTCAGCAAACCGTGGAAGCCAAAGTCGCGGCGCTGCGAGACATCAAGAAACAGGAGATTAATGAGTGGCAGGAAGCCAACCGTTTTAATAGCGGCATGCTGGCTGGCTTGATCGAAGGCTGGACCGCGCAAGAAGACAAAGGGCGTGCGCTGTCACCTATTTTGAAAGACTTTTACGAAGAGATGGCATGGCACCAGCAGTGGCAAAAAGTGGGATTGGGCGAAAACGGCGAAACCTATTTGGTCAACATCAAGGGCGACAACGCCAGCCCGCTGCGTCTCCAAACTGAACCCGCTCACAACAGCCGCTTCATGGATGTGACCGAGGAAGGTGCTGGGCACTACATCAACTATCGCGGCAAAAAAGTGATCGGCGCTTGGACGCCAGTGGTCATTGACGGCAACACTTGGCTGCTGGTCAGCGAAATTGACAGCCACGAAGCCCTGAGCGCAGCACTCTTAAACTTGCGCCTTTCGGTCAGTGCCGTGGGCATTAGCTTTGGCCTGCTGGTGTGCTGGCTGACCTTTATCATCATGCGCAATGCCATCACTCGTCCCATCAACAATATGCTGGAGGCTCTGAAAGATTTGCAGGATGGTGACGGCGATTTAACGCATCGACTGAAAAAAACCAGCAACGACGAACTGGGCAGCATTGTCGATATGTTCAATGCCTTTTTGGAAAAACTGCACAGCGTCATCAGCCAGCTAGTTGCCACTACCAACGCACTCTCCGTGGCTTCAGCCAGTATTCACGATAGCGCGGTGCGCGTGAGTGTCAGCGCCGAAGAGCAAGCCGCCAGTGCCGAAGAAACCTCGGCCGCTCTGGAAGAAATGAGCGTTACCATCAGCCAGAATGCCGACAATGCGCGCGCCACCGAGCAAATTGCCACTGCCGCTGCCGATAGCGTGCGTCAAGGCAGCGTGGTGATGAAAGACGCCGTTTCTGAAATGCAAAAAATCACGCAGCGCATTGGCGTTATTAATGAAATTGCGCAACGCACCAATTTGCTGGCGCTCAACGCCGAAATTGAAGCAGCACGCGCAGGTGAGCACGGTCGAGGCTTTGCCGTGGTCGCGGGCGAAGTGCGCAAGCTGGCGGAGCAGAGCCGCACAGCCGCCTCTGAAATTGCTGCCTTGGTGGCCAATAGTTCCGGTGTGAGCAACGAAGTCATCACCCTGCTCGATCAAATTGTGTCGCAAGTGGTGCAAACCGCTGATTTGGTGCAAGAAATCAGCCACGCTTCGGATGAGCAACAAGGTGGCGTGGAGCAAATTCATCGCGCGGTAACGCAGATCGAAAGCTCTACTCAATTGAGCGCCCACTCTTCGACCGAACTCTCTGATTCTGCCAGCACGATTCATGAGCAAGTCAAAGATTTGGAAGCTGCCATTCGATTCTTCAAAATCTAA
- a CDS encoding response regulator — MTTETVNILLVDDHDLVRVGLRHALSSVENFSIVAEAASGEDALDKAEALKPHVVLMDVRMPGIGGIEATQRMQRRSPDSKVVVITACADDPFPDLLLEAGARGFVTKDSAMDELVHAIHEVHSGNHYVCRKIAQELALKPLRKRSGANQSPFDELSEREMQVALMIVGCQSAQDIADQLNVSPKTVNTYRYRMFEKLGVENDVGLTLLALRHKLFVPDGDG, encoded by the coding sequence ATGACAACGGAAACTGTCAATATTTTGCTGGTAGACGATCACGATTTAGTGCGTGTGGGTTTGCGACACGCGTTGAGCAGTGTGGAAAACTTTTCCATTGTTGCAGAAGCGGCCAGCGGTGAAGATGCGCTGGATAAAGCGGAAGCATTAAAACCGCATGTGGTGTTGATGGATGTGCGTATGCCTGGGATCGGCGGTATTGAAGCCACGCAGCGCATGCAGCGCCGTTCGCCCGATAGCAAAGTGGTGGTGATTACCGCTTGCGCGGATGACCCGTTTCCCGATTTGTTGTTGGAAGCAGGTGCACGCGGATTTGTGACGAAAGACAGTGCTATGGATGAGTTGGTGCATGCAATCCATGAAGTGCACAGCGGCAATCATTATGTGTGCAGAAAAATTGCGCAGGAATTGGCATTGAAGCCGCTGCGCAAACGCAGTGGCGCCAATCAATCACCGTTTGATGAATTGTCCGAACGCGAGATGCAAGTGGCGCTGATGATTGTTGGCTGCCAAAGCGCGCAAGATATTGCCGATCAACTCAATGTCAGCCCGAAAACCGTCAACACCTATCGCTACCGCATGTTTGAAAAATTGGGCGTAGAAAATGATGTGGGGCTGACACTGTTGGCACTGCGCCATAAGTTGTTTGTGCCGGACGGCGATGGCTGA